Proteins encoded by one window of Haliotis asinina isolate JCU_RB_2024 chromosome 6, JCU_Hal_asi_v2, whole genome shotgun sequence:
- the LOC137287141 gene encoding baculoviral IAP repeat-containing protein 7-A-like isoform X1, translated as MSFSNIHQLKSEETRLQTFEHWPLASAIKPEQLAKTGFYYIGPSDRVKCVFCNGILKSWLPNDDPATEHRFHFPHCPFLQGKDVGNVPMATEQVARPRSLVMESVRFPAYAEIGSRLNSLSRLPEGVLQNRQVMAEAGFFYTGHGDSVKCYSCGGALRNWQADDDPWIEHARWFPRCPYLRHQKGDEFVDDIESNFRNAVSAMSVPTTPHRENPPSAERHHEELSPMIQAVMESGGYSEDVVQRVLLNLKRIRGPSFQVDVETLMEAVMSEQEKAAVSESTSPAGTTASTSGSHLPSEERIICKICMEREVEVTFQPCGHLVCCEECAHQLRECPVCRTRIRSTVRTYLA; from the exons ATGAGCTTTTCAAACATTCATCAACTGAAATCAGAAGAGACTCGACTCCAAACATTCGAACATTGGCCCTTAGCCTCCGCAATCAAGCCGGAACAGCTTGCCAAGACTGGCTTCTATTATATTGGACCAAGCGACAGAGTGAAGTGTGTATTTTGCAATGGGATCCTCAAAAGCTGGCTCCCTAATGATGACCCAGCAACAGAGCACCGATTCCACTTCCCACACTGCCCCTTCCTGCAGGGCAAGGATGTGGGGAATGTTCCCATGGCAACAGAGCAGGTGGCAAGGCCAAGGTCACTTGTCATGGAGAGCGTTCGATTCCCAGCTTATGCAGAGATTGGTTCCCGCTTGAACTCTTTGTCAAGACTGCCTGAAGGTGTACTGCAAAACAGACAGGTGATGGCGGAGGCAGGATTCTTTtatacag GCCATGGTGACAGTGTCAAGTGTTACTCATGCGGAGGTGCATTGCGAAACTGGCAGGCAGATGACGACCCTTGGATTGAGCACGCCAGATGGTTTCCCAGGTGCCCCTACCTCCGACATCAGAAGGGGGATGAGTTTGTGGACGACATTGAATCTAATTTCAGGAATGCAGTAAGTGCTATG TCAGTGCCCACAACACCTCACAGAGAAAATCCTCCATCAG CTGAGAGACACCATGAAGAGTTATCACCCATGATCCAGGCTGTGATGGAGAGTGGCGGCTACAGTGAGGATGTCGTACAGAGGGTTCTTCTCAATCTCAAGAGGATACGTG GGCCAAGTTTTCAAGTTGATGTGGAAACATTGATGGAGGCTGTAATGAGTGAACAAGAAAAGGCTGCCGTTTCTGAATCAACATCGCCAGCTGGTACTACAGCATCTACATCAG GATCACATTTACCCTCCGAGGAACGAATCATCTGTAAGATCTGCATGGAACGAGAGGTTGAGGTCACTTTCCAACCTTGTGGCCATCTTGTTTGCTGCGAAGAATGCGCCCATCAACTCCGAGAGTGTCCTGTTTGCCGGACCAGAATCCGATCCACAGTTCGCACATACTTAGCttaa
- the LOC137287141 gene encoding baculoviral IAP repeat-containing protein 7-like isoform X2, with the protein MSFSNIHQLKSEETRLQTFEHWPLASAIKPEQLAKTGFYYIGPSDRVKCVFCNGILKSWLPNDDPATEHRFHFPHCPFLQGKDVGNVPMATEQVARPRSLVMESVRFPAYAEIGSRLNSLSRLPEGVLQNRQVMAEAGFFYTGHGDSVKCYSCGGALRNWQADDDPWIEHARWFPRCPYLRHQKGDEFVDDIESNFRNASVPTTPHRENPPSAERHHEELSPMIQAVMESGGYSEDVVQRVLLNLKRIRGPSFQVDVETLMEAVMSEQEKAAVSESTSPAGTTASTSGSHLPSEERIICKICMEREVEVTFQPCGHLVCCEECAHQLRECPVCRTRIRSTVRTYLA; encoded by the exons ATGAGCTTTTCAAACATTCATCAACTGAAATCAGAAGAGACTCGACTCCAAACATTCGAACATTGGCCCTTAGCCTCCGCAATCAAGCCGGAACAGCTTGCCAAGACTGGCTTCTATTATATTGGACCAAGCGACAGAGTGAAGTGTGTATTTTGCAATGGGATCCTCAAAAGCTGGCTCCCTAATGATGACCCAGCAACAGAGCACCGATTCCACTTCCCACACTGCCCCTTCCTGCAGGGCAAGGATGTGGGGAATGTTCCCATGGCAACAGAGCAGGTGGCAAGGCCAAGGTCACTTGTCATGGAGAGCGTTCGATTCCCAGCTTATGCAGAGATTGGTTCCCGCTTGAACTCTTTGTCAAGACTGCCTGAAGGTGTACTGCAAAACAGACAGGTGATGGCGGAGGCAGGATTCTTTtatacag GCCATGGTGACAGTGTCAAGTGTTACTCATGCGGAGGTGCATTGCGAAACTGGCAGGCAGATGACGACCCTTGGATTGAGCACGCCAGATGGTTTCCCAGGTGCCCCTACCTCCGACATCAGAAGGGGGATGAGTTTGTGGACGACATTGAATCTAATTTCAGGAATGCA TCAGTGCCCACAACACCTCACAGAGAAAATCCTCCATCAG CTGAGAGACACCATGAAGAGTTATCACCCATGATCCAGGCTGTGATGGAGAGTGGCGGCTACAGTGAGGATGTCGTACAGAGGGTTCTTCTCAATCTCAAGAGGATACGTG GGCCAAGTTTTCAAGTTGATGTGGAAACATTGATGGAGGCTGTAATGAGTGAACAAGAAAAGGCTGCCGTTTCTGAATCAACATCGCCAGCTGGTACTACAGCATCTACATCAG GATCACATTTACCCTCCGAGGAACGAATCATCTGTAAGATCTGCATGGAACGAGAGGTTGAGGTCACTTTCCAACCTTGTGGCCATCTTGTTTGCTGCGAAGAATGCGCCCATCAACTCCGAGAGTGTCCTGTTTGCCGGACCAGAATCCGATCCACAGTTCGCACATACTTAGCttaa